One window of Thermocoleostomius sinensis A174 genomic DNA carries:
- a CDS encoding PEP-CTERM sorting domain-containing protein — protein MSFKRALASIGLVVGTAFTLTTAPAQAAKLTPAQLGLPVLSNQAPVGNGLSSPKASFPYYTSTFSPSQSLRVRFSILTPEGLGSRGMGMSSFGYTVIGSDGKATFQSIFSETRPYDPNASAKGNDWLGSCGKAITGACEVTITFEANKTYQLSLLSKGISTYGVGVLNSYTFDTASDQFYKNGTVAGHKQPFTTVSQPGALFIGMEDGEYKKSGNNFYYDYQDWVVKAEAVPEPATLLGLGAVAGGMLVARRRKAAPSV, from the coding sequence ATGTCTTTCAAACGTGCTCTCGCATCTATCGGCCTAGTGGTTGGAACAGCTTTCACGTTAACCACGGCTCCTGCACAAGCAGCAAAACTTACCCCGGCTCAGTTGGGTTTGCCTGTACTATCCAATCAAGCACCAGTAGGTAATGGGTTAAGCAGTCCCAAAGCCTCGTTTCCATACTACACTTCAACCTTCTCGCCCTCACAGTCGTTACGGGTTAGGTTCAGCATTCTGACTCCTGAAGGGCTGGGTAGCCGAGGCATGGGAATGTCAAGTTTTGGCTACACTGTGATTGGCAGTGACGGCAAAGCTACGTTTCAATCCATCTTCTCGGAAACTAGGCCTTATGATCCTAATGCTAGCGCCAAGGGGAATGATTGGCTTGGAAGCTGTGGTAAGGCGATTACGGGTGCTTGTGAGGTGACAATTACCTTTGAAGCGAATAAAACCTACCAATTGTCCTTACTATCAAAGGGAATTAGTACTTACGGAGTTGGTGTCCTAAACTCCTATACGTTTGATACGGCGTCTGACCAGTTCTATAAAAATGGCACGGTTGCTGGGCACAAACAACCGTTTACAACGGTTTCTCAGCCAGGCGCATTGTTCATTGGCATGGAAGACGGCGAGTACAAGAAGTCTGGCAACAATTTTTACTATGACTATCAAGATTGGGTTGTGAAGGCAGAAGCTGTACCAGAACCAGCTACGTTGCTGGGTTTGGGTGCAGTAGCAGGTGGAATGCTGGTAGCGCGTCGTCGTAAGGCTGCTCCGTCAGTTTAA
- a CDS encoding prolyl oligopeptidase family serine peptidase, which translates to MAAQWLCHRRWALVLIRIDTKAGHGAGKPTAKVIEEISDRYAFLVKVLGMEVD; encoded by the coding sequence CTGGCTGCTCAATGGCTTTGTCACCGAAGATGGGCATTAGTACTAATCCGCATTGACACCAAAGCTGGACATGGGGCCGGAAAACCCACTGCTAAAGTGATTGAGGAAATTAGCGATCGCTATGCCTTTCTGGTGAAGGTGTTAGGCATGGAAGTAGATTGA
- a CDS encoding M20 metallopeptidase family protein has protein sequence MVSTPLSLFSEHSSVRSDIQALQSELVQWRRSLHQKPELGFQEHLTAKFVAQKLQQWQIPHQTGIAQTGIVATIASGKPGPVLAIRADMDALPVQEENDVPYRSQHPGLMHACGHDGHTAIALGTAYYLAHHLVHQPDFTGTVKIIFQPAEEGPGGAQPMIAEGVLRNPDVNAIIGLHLWNNLPLGTVGICEGALMAAVETFDCIIQGKGGHGAMPHQTIDSIVVSAQIVNALQTIVSRNVNPLQSAVVTVGSLHAGHAHNVIPDRAELKGTVRYFDPSLSDFFKQRIEAVIAGICQSHGARYHLEYCKLYPPVINDQHIANLVRSVAETVIETPAGIVPDCQTMGGEDMSFFLQEVPGCYFFLGSANLNKGLAYPHHHPRFDFDETALSIGVEIFVRCVEKVCCPAKSDTQQAAIEKT, from the coding sequence ATGGTTTCAACTCCTTTATCTCTCTTTTCTGAACATTCCTCTGTACGATCGGATATTCAAGCCCTCCAGTCAGAGTTAGTGCAGTGGCGACGATCGCTGCATCAAAAACCAGAGCTTGGGTTTCAAGAGCACCTCACAGCCAAATTTGTTGCACAAAAATTGCAGCAGTGGCAAATTCCCCATCAAACTGGAATTGCACAAACCGGAATTGTGGCCACGATCGCCAGCGGCAAACCGGGGCCCGTGTTGGCCATCCGTGCTGATATGGATGCACTGCCTGTACAGGAAGAAAATGACGTACCTTATCGATCGCAGCATCCGGGGTTAATGCACGCCTGTGGTCACGATGGACATACTGCCATTGCTTTGGGTACAGCCTATTACCTAGCCCACCATTTAGTGCATCAACCAGACTTTACGGGTACGGTAAAAATCATCTTTCAGCCCGCTGAAGAGGGGCCTGGTGGCGCTCAACCCATGATCGCAGAGGGCGTACTGCGCAATCCTGATGTCAATGCAATTATTGGGCTGCACCTGTGGAATAATTTGCCCTTGGGTACGGTAGGAATTTGCGAAGGTGCGCTGATGGCAGCGGTGGAAACCTTTGATTGTATAATTCAGGGCAAAGGCGGGCATGGAGCGATGCCGCATCAAACCATTGATTCCATCGTGGTCAGTGCCCAAATTGTTAATGCCCTGCAAACCATTGTGTCTCGTAATGTTAATCCACTGCAATCGGCGGTGGTAACGGTGGGATCACTCCATGCGGGTCATGCCCACAATGTCATTCCCGATCGTGCCGAACTGAAGGGAACCGTGCGCTATTTTGACCCCAGCCTCAGTGACTTTTTTAAGCAGCGCATTGAAGCCGTAATTGCAGGAATTTGTCAAAGTCACGGAGCGCGCTATCACTTGGAGTACTGCAAACTCTATCCCCCGGTGATTAACGATCAGCACATTGCCAATTTGGTGCGATCGGTGGCAGAAACGGTGATTGAAACACCGGCTGGTATCGTTCCCGATTGTCAAACGATGGGCGGTGAGGATATGTCTTTCTTTTTGCAAGAAGTACCCGGCTGCTATTTCTTCTTGGGGTCAGCTAATCTCAATAAAGGGCTAGCTTATCCCCATCACCACCCCCGCTTCGATTTTGATGAAACTGCCTTGAGCATAGGGGTAGAAATTTTTGTTCGATGTGTAGAAAAGGTTTGTTGTCCCGCAAAGTCAGATACACAGCAAGCAGCGATCGAGAAGACCTAG
- a CDS encoding glycosyltransferase family 4 protein, producing MRIALFTETFLPKVDGIVTRLSHTVDHLQRLGDQVLVVSPDGGLREYKGAKICGIPGFPLPLYPELKLALPRPSLRQVLEEFQPELIHIVNPAVLGLGGLYYAKSLDVPLLASYHTHLPKYLEHYGLGMLEGVLWELLKMMHNQAQLNLCTSTAMQEALTSHGIERVEVWQKGVDTELFQPDLASQAVRSHLSQGSPESPILLYVGRLSAEKEIDRIKPVLKAIPDARLALVGDGPHRQELEKHFADTPTHFVGYLTGKDLAAAFASADAFIFPSRTETLGLVLLEAMAAGCPVIAANAGGIPDIVTDGVNGYLFDPQDENGAIAATQRLLSNSEARATLRHNARLEAEKWGWAAATRQLQRFYRSVLSAQSFPTAA from the coding sequence ATGCGAATTGCCCTCTTTACCGAAACTTTCTTGCCTAAAGTTGACGGCATCGTCACGCGCCTCAGTCATACGGTCGATCATCTTCAGCGACTTGGCGATCAGGTGTTGGTTGTTTCACCAGATGGAGGGCTACGCGAATACAAAGGGGCAAAAATTTGCGGCATTCCTGGGTTTCCGTTACCCCTGTATCCAGAATTGAAGCTGGCACTGCCACGTCCATCCTTGCGGCAAGTCCTCGAAGAGTTTCAGCCGGAGCTTATTCATATTGTCAATCCAGCCGTTCTAGGACTAGGGGGACTATACTACGCCAAATCACTGGATGTGCCGCTGCTAGCGTCCTATCACACTCATTTGCCAAAATACCTAGAACACTACGGTTTGGGCATGTTAGAAGGCGTACTGTGGGAACTGCTGAAAATGATGCATAACCAGGCGCAGTTAAATTTGTGTACCTCCACTGCTATGCAGGAGGCCTTGACCTCCCATGGCATTGAGCGGGTAGAGGTGTGGCAAAAGGGGGTCGATACCGAGTTGTTTCAACCCGATTTAGCTAGCCAAGCGGTGCGATCGCACTTATCCCAAGGTTCACCAGAAAGTCCAATTCTGCTGTACGTCGGGCGACTCTCGGCAGAGAAAGAAATCGATCGAATCAAGCCAGTTTTGAAAGCCATTCCCGATGCCCGTTTAGCTCTTGTTGGCGATGGGCCACACCGACAGGAACTGGAAAAACATTTCGCCGATACCCCAACGCATTTTGTGGGCTATTTAACTGGCAAAGATTTAGCCGCTGCGTTTGCCTCTGCCGATGCCTTTATCTTTCCATCGCGCACAGAAACGTTGGGATTAGTCCTCTTAGAAGCCATGGCCGCGGGTTGTCCGGTGATTGCCGCGAATGCAGGTGGTATTCCCGATATTGTCACCGATGGCGTCAATGGCTACCTATTTGATCCACAAGATGAAAATGGGGCGATTGCAGCCACACAACGCCTGTTGAGCAATTCTGAAGCACGAGCTACCCTGCGGCACAATGCCCGACTGGAGGCGGAAAAATGGGGATGGGCAGCAGCCACTCGGCAACTACAACGATTTTATCGATCGGTGTTGTCGGCTCAATCGTTCCCTACCGCTGCTTAG
- a CDS encoding NAD-dependent epimerase/dehydratase family protein, which yields MKVLVIGGDGYCGWATALYLSNRGYEVGILDNLVRRHWDMELCIETLTPIAPIQTRIQRWQDLTGKTIDLFIGDINNYEFLKDAMLKFEPEAVVHFGEQRSAPFSMIDREHAVLTQVNNVVGTLNLLYAMHEHFPNCHLVKLGTMGEYGTPNIDIEEGYITIEHNGRKDTLPYPKQPGSFYHLSKVHDSHNIHFACKIWGLRATDLNQGVVYGVLTEETGMDELLINRLDYDGVFGTALNRFCIQAAIGHPLTVYGKGGQTRGFLDIRDTVRCIEIAIANPAEAGEFRVFNQFTEMFSVGDLALMVKKAGTSMGLNIEINHLENPRVEKEEHYFNAKNTSLLSLGLQPHYLSDSLLDSLLNFAIKYKHRVDEKEILPKVKWRG from the coding sequence ATGAAAGTCCTAGTTATTGGTGGCGATGGTTACTGCGGTTGGGCAACCGCGCTCTACTTGTCCAATCGGGGTTACGAAGTCGGTATTTTAGACAACTTAGTACGGCGACATTGGGATATGGAGTTGTGTATTGAGACGCTCACTCCCATTGCACCGATCCAGACTCGAATCCAGCGTTGGCAAGACCTGACGGGCAAAACCATCGATCTCTTCATCGGAGATATCAATAACTACGAGTTTCTTAAAGATGCCATGCTCAAATTTGAGCCGGAAGCCGTGGTGCATTTTGGAGAACAGCGATCGGCCCCCTTCTCGATGATCGATCGCGAGCATGCGGTTCTGACTCAGGTCAATAACGTGGTGGGAACGCTGAACTTGCTCTACGCCATGCACGAGCACTTCCCCAACTGCCATTTGGTAAAACTGGGCACGATGGGCGAATACGGTACGCCTAATATCGATATTGAAGAAGGTTATATTACGATCGAGCACAATGGGCGCAAAGATACGCTGCCCTACCCCAAGCAACCCGGTTCTTTCTATCACCTCAGCAAGGTACACGATTCCCACAACATCCACTTTGCCTGCAAAATTTGGGGATTACGCGCTACTGACCTCAACCAAGGGGTGGTTTACGGGGTGCTGACTGAAGAAACAGGCATGGATGAGTTGCTGATCAACCGCCTTGATTATGACGGCGTTTTTGGTACAGCCCTTAATCGCTTCTGCATTCAAGCGGCAATCGGACATCCGCTGACGGTGTATGGCAAAGGCGGACAAACTCGCGGCTTCTTGGATATTCGTGACACCGTGCGATGCATTGAGATTGCGATCGCCAATCCAGCCGAGGCAGGCGAATTCCGCGTCTTTAACCAATTCACCGAGATGTTTAGTGTTGGCGATCTGGCGCTTATGGTGAAAAAAGCTGGAACGTCAATGGGGCTAAACATTGAAATCAATCACCTGGAAAATCCCCGCGTTGAAAAAGAAGAGCACTACTTCAACGCCAAAAATACTAGCCTGCTTAGCCTCGGGTTGCAGCCTCATTATCTCTCAGATTCTCTACTTGACTCGCTGCTCAACTTTGCGATTAAGTACAAGCATCGGGTTGATGAGAAAGAAATCCTGCCCAAGGTGAAATGGCGGGGATAA
- a CDS encoding cupin-like domain-containing protein produces the protein MRSRSAISSSTHSSPKTASLSNSGTSTNAIVQRVSGASLTAAEFFQHYQKPGIPVIITGLLDAEPDWNLDYLCQQLGDQPFPVRQYGRDRYQQDKRQWTSSGSGVPAITLSFSEYADRLRNGTVRDQDLYLARCSLQQTPLSQLPNLTQAENQLGLRLPATALNLWVGLGGHTSCLHYDPMDGTLVQLHGAKKILLFPPSQLYNLYPFPVIKHLYHGLKLRAVYSQVYPERPDLEAFPKFQHAIPYAQEITLYPKEILFLPSGWWHEVTALGEEMVCSINRFWHVLPLSRAFSSWSKWRAHLGGVLAAPHIFGNVMGAISSGNRQGELSKLIQRL, from the coding sequence ATGCGAAGCCGATCTGCTATCTCCTCATCTACCCATTCCTCACCTAAGACGGCCTCTCTATCCAATTCTGGGACCTCTACCAACGCAATTGTTCAGCGAGTTTCAGGGGCATCTCTGACGGCAGCGGAGTTTTTTCAGCACTATCAAAAGCCTGGTATACCAGTCATTATTACCGGGCTATTAGATGCTGAGCCAGACTGGAATCTGGATTACTTGTGTCAGCAGCTTGGCGACCAACCGTTCCCGGTGCGACAGTATGGACGCGATCGATATCAGCAAGATAAGCGCCAGTGGACAAGTTCGGGCAGCGGTGTTCCGGCAATCACGCTCTCCTTTTCGGAGTATGCTGACAGGTTACGGAATGGGACGGTGCGGGATCAGGATCTCTACTTAGCTAGGTGTTCACTGCAACAAACTCCCTTATCTCAGTTGCCAAATCTTACGCAAGCAGAAAATCAGTTGGGTTTGCGGCTGCCGGCAACTGCGCTTAACCTATGGGTGGGTCTGGGTGGACATACGTCTTGTCTACACTATGACCCTATGGATGGAACGCTGGTGCAACTACATGGCGCTAAGAAAATCTTGTTGTTCCCACCTTCACAGCTTTATAATCTCTATCCGTTTCCTGTGATCAAGCATTTGTACCATGGCTTGAAGTTGCGAGCCGTGTATAGTCAAGTCTATCCAGAGCGACCCGATTTGGAAGCATTTCCCAAGTTTCAGCACGCCATACCCTACGCCCAAGAAATTACGCTGTATCCTAAAGAAATTCTATTTTTGCCATCTGGATGGTGGCATGAGGTGACAGCGCTTGGTGAAGAGATGGTTTGTTCGATCAATCGGTTTTGGCATGTGCTGCCCCTGTCCAGAGCGTTTTCGTCGTGGAGCAAATGGCGTGCGCATTTAGGAGGAGTATTGGCGGCTCCGCATATTTTTGGGAATGTGATGGGTGCAATTAGCAGTGGCAATCGCCAAGGAGAACTGAGTAAATTAATTCAACGGCTTTAA
- a CDS encoding ABC transporter permease produces the protein MKTFPSPEALRRFPFGLADVAVILGTLVLLALIARIGAGTLVSFYPPDVVPAVDLNPRNLPYYAGRSTLRMFIALFFSTVFTLVYGYIAANSRRAERVMIPLLDILQSVPVLGFLSITVTGFIALFPGSLLGLEAASIFAIFTSQVWNMTFSFYQSLRTVPKELDEAATLYQLSRWQRFTKLDVPSATIGLLWNAMMSFGGGWFFVAASEAISVLNQEYTLPGIGSYVAAAIVAENLPALGWALLTIAIVIVLVDQLFWRPLIAWSDKFRMEQSASAEAPESWVYDLLQAARIPRMLGKALTPTREAVNRVLSRLTLPKSTFKVDVDQEQRGDRLYNVILLIIIGILVAWALHFILTTVGIGEVFKTFWLGLLTLLRVTVLLLFATVIWTPIGVAIGFNPKLARTLQPVVQFLASFPANFIFPFATLFFIRTNISIEWGSILLMALGAQWYILFNSIAGAQSIPTDLREMADDIGLKGWQRWRKLIIPGIFSAWVTGGVTASGGAWNASIVSEIVAWGQTTLVATGLGAYIAEATTVGDWPRITLGIGMMSLFVVGLNRLLWRRLYQLAETKYHL, from the coding sequence ATGAAAACTTTTCCATCTCCGGAAGCGCTGCGGCGGTTTCCCTTTGGGCTGGCAGATGTTGCTGTCATTCTGGGGACATTGGTTCTACTGGCATTAATCGCTCGAATTGGAGCAGGGACATTAGTCAGCTTTTATCCCCCGGATGTTGTGCCTGCGGTTGATCTGAATCCGCGTAATTTACCGTATTATGCGGGGCGATCGACCTTACGCATGTTCATTGCCCTGTTTTTCTCTACAGTGTTCACGTTGGTTTATGGGTATATTGCTGCCAATAGTCGCCGCGCTGAACGGGTGATGATCCCGCTGTTAGACATTTTGCAATCGGTTCCAGTTTTGGGGTTTCTCTCGATTACTGTGACTGGCTTCATTGCCTTGTTTCCCGGTAGCTTGCTGGGGCTAGAAGCAGCTTCGATTTTTGCCATCTTCACTAGCCAAGTTTGGAATATGACCTTCTCGTTTTATCAGTCCTTACGAACAGTTCCTAAGGAATTAGATGAAGCGGCAACGCTCTATCAACTATCGCGCTGGCAACGGTTTACGAAATTGGACGTTCCATCAGCCACGATCGGGCTACTGTGGAATGCCATGATGAGCTTTGGCGGAGGTTGGTTTTTCGTGGCAGCCAGTGAAGCGATCAGTGTATTGAATCAGGAGTATACGTTGCCGGGGATTGGCTCTTATGTAGCGGCAGCGATCGTCGCTGAAAATTTGCCCGCCCTGGGCTGGGCACTGCTCACCATTGCGATTGTCATTGTGCTAGTGGATCAACTTTTTTGGCGGCCTCTCATTGCTTGGTCGGATAAGTTTCGCATGGAGCAAAGCGCTTCAGCAGAAGCCCCAGAATCTTGGGTATATGACCTGTTGCAAGCAGCACGGATTCCTCGGATGCTAGGCAAGGCACTCACGCCAACAAGGGAAGCGGTTAATCGAGTGTTGTCTCGGCTCACTCTCCCTAAATCCACTTTCAAGGTTGATGTGGATCAAGAACAGCGGGGCGATCGTCTTTATAACGTTATCTTGCTAATCATTATTGGTATCCTGGTTGCTTGGGCATTACACTTCATCCTAACCACAGTTGGCATAGGTGAAGTGTTCAAAACCTTTTGGCTGGGACTGCTCACGCTGTTGCGGGTGACAGTACTTCTGTTGTTCGCCACCGTAATTTGGACACCTATCGGCGTAGCAATTGGGTTTAACCCCAAACTGGCACGAACGCTGCAACCGGTGGTGCAGTTTCTCGCCTCTTTCCCTGCCAACTTCATTTTTCCCTTCGCCACTTTGTTTTTTATTCGCACCAACATCAGCATTGAGTGGGGCAGCATTTTATTGATGGCACTGGGTGCCCAATGGTACATTCTCTTTAACTCGATCGCTGGTGCACAGAGTATTCCCACTGATCTGCGCGAAATGGCAGATGATATCGGTTTAAAGGGCTGGCAACGCTGGAGAAAGCTGATTATTCCGGGCATCTTTTCCGCGTGGGTGACGGGAGGCGTTACCGCAAGTGGTGGCGCTTGGAACGCTAGCATTGTCTCGGAAATTGTTGCCTGGGGACAAACGACGCTGGTAGCTACCGGATTAGGCGCTTACATTGCGGAAGCTACAACCGTTGGCGATTGGCCCCGAATTACCCTTGGTATCGGCATGATGAGTCTATTTGTGGTGGGGTTAAACCGTTTGTTGTGGCGACGACTCTATCAACTTGCCGAAACAAAATATCATCTGTAG
- a CDS encoding ABC transporter ATP-binding protein has protein sequence MAAAPNILITVENIHKRFPLPDGKGEFTVLSDVSFTVRSGEVVALLGRSGSGKSTLLRIMAGLIPPSQGQVFSNGKPLRGANHDVAMVFQSFALLPWLTVQENVELGLEARGVQRDERRQRALKAIDIVGLDGFESAYPKELSGGMKQRVGFARAFVLEPQVLFMDEPFSALDVLTSENLRGEIDDLWNAKAFPSKSILIVTHNIEEAVFLADRIVILGSNPGRIRGEVVIDLPRPHDRTTPRFASLVDYIYTVMTNPEIEVTGKVATTTPVLAVPSPYAKALPHVRVGGISGLLELIVDQPEGTDDIPRLAERLQLAVDDLLPILDAAVLLGFAEISQGDVRLTKVGQDFATTTILRSKDLFRQQALTHVPVLNSIVQTLREKRSGSMRADFFLDLWDEHFPHEEAERQFATAVDWGRYAELFEYDASEERLYLPEANPNLEKPVSLGRGEDN, from the coding sequence ATGGCTGCCGCTCCAAATATTCTGATTACGGTGGAAAATATTCATAAGCGGTTTCCTTTACCGGATGGAAAAGGAGAGTTCACAGTTTTAAGTGATGTGAGTTTCACCGTGCGATCGGGCGAGGTCGTTGCTTTACTTGGACGCAGCGGCAGTGGCAAAAGCACACTTCTCCGGATCATGGCAGGGCTGATTCCTCCAAGCCAAGGTCAGGTTTTTAGTAACGGCAAACCCCTACGCGGCGCTAATCATGATGTGGCGATGGTGTTTCAAAGCTTTGCCTTGCTACCCTGGTTAACCGTTCAGGAAAATGTGGAATTAGGGCTAGAAGCACGAGGGGTTCAGCGAGATGAACGCCGACAGCGTGCTCTGAAAGCGATTGATATTGTGGGATTAGATGGATTTGAGAGTGCCTATCCGAAAGAGCTTTCGGGGGGTATGAAGCAGCGAGTTGGCTTTGCCCGCGCCTTTGTGTTAGAACCCCAAGTTCTCTTCATGGATGAACCCTTCAGTGCCCTCGATGTCCTGACTTCGGAAAACCTACGGGGGGAAATTGACGATCTCTGGAATGCAAAAGCCTTTCCATCTAAAAGTATTCTGATTGTCACTCACAACATTGAAGAAGCTGTATTTCTGGCCGATCGCATTGTGATCTTAGGCTCCAATCCAGGGCGTATCCGAGGTGAAGTCGTCATTGATCTGCCTCGTCCTCACGATCGCACCACTCCCCGCTTCGCTTCACTAGTTGATTATATCTATACCGTAATGACCAATCCTGAAATTGAAGTAACTGGGAAAGTTGCGACTACAACACCCGTGTTAGCTGTACCATCTCCCTATGCCAAAGCGCTACCTCATGTGCGTGTCGGGGGAATCAGCGGTTTGTTAGAACTGATTGTTGATCAGCCAGAAGGAACAGATGATATTCCTCGATTAGCAGAACGGCTTCAGCTTGCAGTCGATGATCTGTTACCGATTCTGGATGCGGCTGTTTTGCTAGGATTTGCTGAAATCTCTCAAGGAGATGTGCGACTTACAAAGGTTGGGCAAGACTTTGCCACAACCACCATTCTGCGCAGCAAAGATCTTTTTCGTCAGCAAGCCCTAACTCATGTTCCCGTTTTAAACAGCATCGTCCAGACCTTGCGAGAGAAGCGTAGCGGTTCTATGCGGGCAGATTTCTTTTTAGATTTATGGGATGAACATTTTCCCCATGAAGAAGCCGAGCGCCAGTTTGCCACAGCGGTAGACTGGGGGCGCTATGCCGAGTTGTTTGAGTACGATGCTAGTGAGGAACGATTGTACTTACCTGAAGCTAACCCGAATCTAGAAAAACCTGTTTCCCTGGGTAGGGGTGAAGACAATTAA
- a CDS encoding redoxin domain-containing protein — translation MARFTTGDPIPWFTLPSTSNASYHFDTVGGHRVVLFFFGSSRVPRSARLVQEFCQYQAQFAAFNIPFFGVSIDPDDVHLKDAIEYPTYCKFLWDFNQEISQRFGVCELDQEAVYYTPTVFVLDRNLRVLQVFPVEDPQGDEFVDRVMAFLQQLPEFDPPCMAARQAPILTIPHAVDRSLCQRLIDHYEFTGGEESGFMREVEGKTVAILDENFKKRRDVLIRDTALLEQINTFVLRRISPEIKKAFQFEITRFERHVVACYEAHNQGFFNRHRDNTTRGTAHRRFAMTLNLNTGYEGGCLWFPEYGTQLYRPDVGEAIIFSCSLLHEVTPVTQGRRFALLSFFYDDEDAKLREQNRKYLASTVKSTPAPPPDPAPTHTSDVML, via the coding sequence ATGGCACGGTTCACGACGGGAGATCCCATCCCCTGGTTTACCCTTCCTTCTACATCGAATGCGTCCTATCACTTTGATACAGTAGGGGGACATCGAGTGGTGCTGTTTTTCTTCGGCAGTTCCAGAGTTCCCCGATCGGCCCGATTGGTTCAGGAGTTTTGTCAATATCAGGCACAATTTGCCGCTTTCAATATTCCGTTCTTTGGCGTCAGCATCGACCCTGACGATGTTCATCTAAAAGACGCGATTGAATATCCCACCTACTGCAAGTTTTTGTGGGATTTTAATCAGGAAATTAGTCAGCGCTTTGGCGTTTGCGAGCTAGACCAAGAAGCTGTTTACTATACCCCTACTGTTTTTGTGCTCGATCGCAATCTGCGTGTTCTGCAAGTATTTCCTGTGGAAGATCCCCAGGGAGATGAGTTTGTCGATCGAGTGATGGCATTTCTTCAGCAGCTTCCTGAATTTGATCCACCGTGTATGGCGGCTCGTCAGGCTCCGATTTTAACTATCCCTCATGCCGTCGATCGATCGCTGTGTCAGAGGTTGATTGATCACTATGAGTTTACTGGCGGCGAAGAATCGGGATTTATGCGCGAAGTGGAGGGCAAAACCGTCGCTATTCTAGACGAGAACTTCAAAAAACGCCGAGATGTATTAATCCGAGATACAGCGTTGCTAGAACAGATCAACACATTTGTATTGAGACGAATTAGTCCTGAAATTAAAAAAGCCTTTCAGTTTGAGATCACCCGCTTTGAACGGCATGTTGTGGCTTGCTATGAAGCCCACAATCAAGGGTTTTTCAATCGTCACCGCGATAACACCACGCGAGGAACTGCCCATCGTCGCTTTGCGATGACCCTCAACTTGAACACAGGCTATGAAGGTGGCTGTTTATGGTTTCCAGAATATGGCACTCAGCTTTATCGTCCAGACGTGGGAGAAGCAATCATCTTCTCCTGTTCCCTATTACATGAGGTAACGCCCGTAACCCAAGGGCGACGGTTTGCGCTGCTATCGTTTTTCTATGACGACGAAGACGCCAAACTCCGCGAACAGAATCGCAAATATTTAGCATCTACCGTGAAATCCACTCCGGCTCCCCCGCCTGATCCGGCTCCAACCCATACTAGCGATGTGATGCTCTAG
- a CDS encoding nucleotidyltransferase domain-containing protein, whose product MLWIGNGWAIDARLGQIARKHEDIEDDIEDIDVTLLHTAV is encoded by the coding sequence CTGCTCTGGATCGGTAATGGCTGGGCGATCGATGCTCGGTTGGGACAAATTGCAAGGAAGCACGAAGATATTGAAGATGATATTGAAGATATTGATGTGACATTGCTACACACCGCGGTTTAA
- a CDS encoding Uma2 family endonuclease, which translates to MVSTKVKLWTVDDYHRMVETGILTEGDRVELLEGQIIEMNPQLPPHAATTQRAFRYLDRLLETVAYVRMQLPVTLQPRSEPEPDIAVVHIDANEYGDHHPTPNEIFLIIEVADSTLLGDRQQKAPIYAKAGIPDYWILDVNTRQVYVFREPTQAGYQQQETVLAVNMLLAPVAFPNIAISLNQLFLQNLP; encoded by the coding sequence ATGGTGTCAACGAAAGTCAAATTGTGGACAGTAGACGACTATCACCGCATGGTCGAAACTGGGATTTTGACGGAGGGCGATCGAGTTGAGCTATTAGAAGGGCAAATTATCGAGATGAATCCGCAACTGCCACCCCATGCGGCAACCACTCAACGTGCCTTTCGCTACCTGGATCGACTGCTGGAAACTGTTGCTTATGTGCGGATGCAATTACCTGTAACATTGCAACCTAGATCAGAACCTGAACCGGATATTGCAGTTGTTCATATTGATGCCAATGAATATGGCGATCACCATCCCACACCGAATGAGATTTTTCTGATTATCGAAGTTGCAGATTCTACCTTGCTGGGCGATCGTCAGCAAAAAGCCCCCATCTACGCCAAAGCAGGAATTCCTGATTACTGGATTTTGGATGTCAACACTCGGCAGGTTTACGTTTTTCGAGAACCAACCCAAGCGGGCTATCAGCAGCAAGAAACTGTCCTGGCTGTAAATATGTTGCTTGCCCCCGTTGCGTTTCCTAACATTGCCATTTCACTCAATCAACTTTTTCTCCAAAATCTACCCTAG